The window TTTGGTTAAGGAAATCACAAAACTGTTTCCTTACCAATCTGTCCTAGTCTCTACACATAATTAATCTTAACTACAACACTAATGCAAATTATCCCAGCTGAAACAAACTCTACATCTCCTAATACATGTAAATTAACTAGTTACTAATGCAAAAAGGGTCTGAAATAGGCAACCTTCTTTTTGCATCAGTGGAGGTagaaatttaaaagtaaaaaagataGATAAGAATGTTTATGAGCTGAAATGAAAGGGAAAAAGAAGAATGAGAGAGAGGTTCAAAAGTTGCTACAAAAATCAGCAACAAGTGAAAGAAGGAAGCTAAGGCGATTATATACAACCTTAGCTCCTTAGAATTGAGGAGTCGGACTCGAGACCTCTGCCAACACGGAACTCTGCTCGAAGTGGAGTTCCGTGCTTGGTTTAAAAAGGATCGGTAGGATAAGAAGAAGAATGAGATGAAAAGGCCGAAAAAATGTTGTGGTCTTGAGGATCAGAACTATGAGGTTCTTGATTTTGAGGATTTCCAAAAGAATAATTGGAAGGCAACAAGAGATTGTTGCTAGTGTCTAAATCATCCCAAACAGCACTGCCTGGACCCCAACCTTCTGCAACTGCATTGAACCAATCTTCTCCAACACCTCCCCAAACAAGTTCAGATGACACTGAGGAGCTAACAACATTGGCCTCACCTCCTGTGGTCACCTCACTCGACCCGAACCCCGAGTCATCCGTCAGACTGTTGTCACCTAATTCGATACTTGGTGCAAGTTCTGAAGATGAAGGGGGTTCAGGGAGCTGTTGAGGCGGCTCAGGAGCTTGTGACGAAGAATCAGGAGATTttggtttatttttatttaggtAATGTTCGGGGAAGTTGAGCCTAGCGTTCTCACCTCGCAGCTTAAAGGCCTCGCGATCATAGGCCATGGCAGCGTCCTCTGCAGTGTCGAACGTGCCAAGCCAGAGACGAGTCCTGTTGCGAGGCAGGCGAATTTCAGCTACCCATTTTCCCCAGTGCCTTTGTCTTACTCCCCTGTAGAGCTTAGTTTGTGTGACTGGTTGAGTTGGAGGCCTGAACATAGAGTTCCTATTCGTATTTTGGCCGAGCctattgatcatcatcattcttCCTCTTGGACTTAAGTTTAATTCATTAGTCCAGTACTGAAACAGCTGCTGCTGCTGATACTGCGCCAGGTCTCCCGAAAAATAAGGGGGGAAGCCCTGGTGGTTCGGAGCAAACGATATcatttgctgctgctgctggtgATGGTGCTGCTGGTGATGATTCTGTGCAGGGAGTATCGGAAGAGGACTAGTCCGATACTTCTGCAGGCTTTCCATCGACTGCTGAGACCCGTTGTCGTCGAAGGCAAAAGGGAAAAGCCTTGAAGATTGCGGTGTTGATGTTGTTGGAAAAGAGGAAGCTGAAGAAGAGGAGGATTGAAATGAGTGTTGGCGCTTAAAAGGCCTATCAGTAGTAATAGTTGACATGGAAGCTTCTTCAAAAACTGTCTTCCATTGTCTACCTTCTAAGCTAGTGTAATCGAAGTCTTGGTTGCTGCCATGATCCATCTGAGATTCACCCGTGACTTTTTTCGCGTTACCAGACATGATTTAGCCAAGAAAATCAGCCGCTCGCTCTCTGTTTTCTAAAAAAGGATTTAAATTCAAGTTCTTGAACAAAAAATGAATGGAAAATTTTCTAAAGAAAACAAATGATCAAAATCTAGCACCCGGAAATAAATTCaatcgaaaatttaaaaaaagagtCATTTGAAAGGCCGGGAGTGCTAAAAAACAGAGCAAAATTTTCGAAATTTTTttagaatgaaatgaaaaagtaGTAACCCATCTGAAATATGTGATGAAGATTACTAGAGGTGTTAGATAAGCGTAAGAGAGCGAGCGGCTTCAAGGGAAGAAGGCGAGATTCCGAATGGCTAAGAGTCTGATATGAACAGTTTGTATTTTGTTGGCGTCGTGAGAGTGGAACAGAATCAGAAAGAGCTGTAAAAGCAGAGGACTCTGTTTTTGTGTAGTGTAGATTTGAGAATAGAGGTGGGTTTATAAGAGGCCAGTAAAAGATATGGCATGCCAGCAACTCATTTTAGTTTTTGTTGAGTGGGGGAGGGGTTAGATATTTACAAGAGTGTAGAAACATCGTTGTTGGAATGTATTGTTGTTCTGACCTGTGGCTTTAAGTTTGGTCAAGGTTTTGGCTTCTGGTTCCTTTCCTCATATTTATCATGAGGACGTTTGTGCAAGGGTTAGTTGAGCAATAGCCATTGCTTGAGAACAAAAGGCGCCTAAATAGGTCAAAGTTTCATGTCTTATTTTTTATGCCGACGGGATCGTTTCGAACtcgtaaaatatttgaattgatATAATGCTAGTCGACTCGAACTTaatttcggaattttaaaaaattgcatTGAAATTTATGTTTCATATAAAGTTTTCAGAATATGCAGGTAATACTTGTTTGCGCAAAATCTGACTTATGTCTATTTTTAcgatttttgtaaaattataagttattacagataagagcatttccaacggcgttggctataatcgttggctaaatagGACCTATAAgactttatgtaaaatttgctgaacatataagacattttgcttcaatggtattaaCTATAttagttgattataatttaaaaataatatgttattaatattttagattgttaaaatagaatatatcaatttaatatggtaataaatgatgtgcaatcttcctacagattttttacagacctgtagaggttcgacaaatttagccatccataggaggttggcaaCTCAGCTTTTAGCTAAGGTCCCATTTGATAACAAGTGAATGAGTGGATTGCTGGCTCACTCAGAACCTCGTCCCGTTAAGATCATTTGTTTAGCAGTTATTTCAACTGGACGATACAAGAAAAGCGCTGGACTACAGAGCCTAGCTTACCCTCACTCAATCGTCCAGCTAATAATCCTGCTCTACTCCACTTCTCTCTttgataacaataataattactGCCACATTTTTTCCCTTTTCAAAATCATTTGAATAGTGTTTTTTCATATACTTGTTTgttattgaatatataaatatttttttaagatgtcAAATTTACCAATTTTCTTATAAccctttttaatttatgttttattaataTGTAAATTAAAATGATGGAAAAAGTTATGAATGAACAagagaataaattttttattaataaaaatgaatacaGAACTGAAAGAAGGCTTCT of the Daucus carota subsp. sativus chromosome 4, DH1 v3.0, whole genome shotgun sequence genome contains:
- the LOC108216387 gene encoding ethylene-responsive transcription factor ERF054, whose amino-acid sequence is MSGNAKKVTGESQMDHGSNQDFDYTSLEGRQWKTVFEEASMSTITTDRPFKRQHSFQSSSSSASSFPTTSTPQSSRLFPFAFDDNGSQQSMESLQKYRTSPLPILPAQNHHQQHHHQQQQQMISFAPNHQGFPPYFSGDLAQYQQQQLFQYWTNELNLSPRGRMMMINRLGQNTNRNSMFRPPTQPVTQTKLYRGVRQRHWGKWVAEIRLPRNRTRLWLGTFDTAEDAAMAYDREAFKLRGENARLNFPEHYLNKNKPKSPDSSSQAPEPPQQLPEPPSSSELAPSIELGDNSLTDDSGFGSSEVTTGGEANVVSSSVSSELVWGGVGEDWFNAVAEGWGPGSAVWDDLDTSNNLLLPSNYSFGNPQNQEPHSSDPQDHNIFSAFSSHSSSYPTDPF